A single Anatilimnocola floriformis DNA region contains:
- a CDS encoding NADPH:quinone reductase gives MKAAFFTQTGAPEVIQYGDLPDPQIGPGQALVKIRAVSVNPIDTYIRNGAPYWPLPNPFIIGADFAGEVVQVGADVTDVKPGDRVWGSNQGLLGRQGSFAELAAIDAHWLYPTPKDVTDEAAAASALVGITAHLGLFQRAQLKAGETIFVNGGSGGVGSVVVQMAKASGAKVIATAGCAEKVAAVKALGADLVLNYKTDDIAAAVKAFAPEGVNVYWETVREPEFEKIVPLLAERGRIILMAGRDAKPTFPVGPFYVKGCSLLGVVMFKATPEEQRICAGDISRWLSNGMLKPHIGKVLPLSQAAEAHKLQEENTLRKSNTLCGKIVLKP, from the coding sequence ATGAAAGCCGCCTTCTTCACGCAAACCGGTGCCCCCGAAGTCATTCAGTACGGCGACTTGCCCGATCCGCAGATCGGCCCCGGCCAGGCACTCGTCAAGATCCGTGCGGTGTCGGTCAATCCGATCGATACCTACATCCGCAACGGCGCCCCCTATTGGCCGCTGCCGAATCCTTTCATCATCGGCGCCGACTTCGCTGGCGAAGTGGTGCAGGTCGGCGCTGATGTGACAGATGTGAAGCCCGGCGATCGCGTTTGGGGCAGCAACCAAGGGTTGCTCGGCCGGCAAGGAAGTTTTGCCGAACTGGCCGCGATCGATGCTCATTGGCTCTATCCCACACCGAAGGACGTGACCGACGAAGCGGCAGCTGCGAGCGCGCTCGTCGGTATCACGGCGCATCTCGGCCTGTTTCAACGAGCCCAACTCAAAGCGGGCGAAACGATCTTCGTCAACGGCGGTAGTGGCGGCGTGGGTTCGGTTGTCGTGCAAATGGCGAAGGCCAGTGGTGCGAAAGTGATCGCGACTGCCGGCTGCGCCGAAAAAGTTGCTGCGGTGAAAGCGCTCGGAGCCGACCTGGTTCTCAACTACAAGACCGACGACATCGCTGCCGCCGTGAAAGCGTTCGCGCCGGAAGGTGTGAACGTCTATTGGGAAACGGTCCGCGAGCCGGAGTTCGAAAAGATCGTGCCACTCCTCGCCGAGCGTGGCCGCATCATTCTCATGGCCGGTCGCGACGCGAAACCCACCTTCCCGGTCGGTCCGTTCTACGTCAAAGGGTGTTCGCTCCTCGGCGTGGTGATGTTCAAAGCCACTCCGGAAGAACAACGCATCTGCGCCGGCGACATCAGCCGCTGGCTGTCGAACGGCATGCTGAAACCCCACATCGGCAAAGTCCTGCCCCTCTCGCAAGCCGCGGAGGCACACAAGCTGCAAGAGGAAAACACGCTGCGAAAGAGCAACACACTCTGCGGCAAGATCGTCTTGAAGCCATAG
- a CDS encoding LL-diaminopimelate aminotransferase, whose translation MSDPYFQQLFAERIGGVNYGKGTEIYKFEKIKRAKRKALADFPNRSLVDFGIGENDSMAPEHIRQKLNAEANLPQNRGYMDNGNTNFKEAVARFMQRNFGVTLNPATQVNHSIGSKPALAMIPACFINPGDVTLMTVPGYPVAGTHTKYYGGNVFRLPLLAENNFYPDFKSIPADIWTKVKLLVINYPNSPTGKTATTDFYKQVIDLANEKKFVVVQDAAHSLLSYDQAPSSFLSVPGAMDVGVEVHSLSKGFDMIGWRIGWVCGAERMVQAFADVKDNSDSGQFGAIQNAAAAALDDDGIHAHTRTKYKRRLEKLVAMLSRCGFQCKMPGGTYFLYTKSPTGLKDGTVFKNAEEASQYLITQLSIVTVPWDDAGSFLRFSVTYEAATEAAEDALMAEAESRLKGCGVQFS comes from the coding sequence ATGAGCGACCCCTATTTTCAGCAGCTTTTTGCCGAACGCATCGGCGGTGTGAATTACGGCAAGGGAACCGAGATCTATAAGTTCGAAAAGATCAAGCGCGCCAAACGGAAGGCCCTCGCCGATTTTCCGAATCGTTCGCTCGTCGATTTTGGCATCGGCGAAAATGACTCGATGGCTCCGGAGCACATCCGCCAAAAGCTGAACGCCGAAGCCAATCTGCCGCAGAACCGCGGCTACATGGACAACGGCAATACGAATTTCAAGGAAGCCGTTGCTCGCTTCATGCAGCGGAACTTCGGCGTGACGCTGAATCCGGCCACGCAGGTCAATCACAGCATCGGCAGCAAGCCGGCACTCGCGATGATTCCGGCGTGCTTCATTAACCCCGGCGATGTCACGCTGATGACGGTGCCGGGCTATCCGGTCGCCGGCACGCACACCAAGTATTACGGTGGCAATGTTTTCCGCCTGCCGCTCCTCGCCGAGAACAATTTCTATCCCGATTTCAAATCGATCCCTGCCGACATCTGGACCAAGGTCAAGCTGCTCGTCATCAACTATCCGAATAGCCCCACCGGCAAAACGGCGACGACCGATTTCTACAAGCAGGTCATCGACCTCGCCAACGAAAAGAAATTCGTCGTCGTGCAAGACGCCGCGCACAGCCTGCTGAGCTACGACCAGGCCCCGAGCAGTTTCCTCTCGGTGCCCGGTGCGATGGACGTGGGCGTGGAAGTCCACTCGCTGTCGAAGGGCTTCGACATGATCGGCTGGCGGATCGGCTGGGTCTGCGGCGCCGAGCGGATGGTGCAAGCCTTCGCCGACGTCAAGGACAACAGCGACAGCGGTCAGTTCGGCGCGATTCAAAATGCTGCCGCCGCCGCGCTCGATGACGATGGCATTCATGCTCACACGCGGACGAAGTACAAGCGACGTTTGGAAAAGCTCGTTGCGATGCTGAGTCGCTGTGGTTTTCAATGCAAGATGCCAGGCGGCACCTACTTCCTCTACACGAAGTCGCCGACTGGTTTGAAGGACGGCACGGTTTTCAAGAACGCGGAAGAAGCCAGCCAATATCTGATTACGCAACTCTCGATCGTCACCGTGCCATGGGATGACGCTGGTTCGTTCCTGCGGTTCAGCGTCACGTATGAAGCCGCGACCGAAGCGGCCGAAGACGCCCTGATGGCCGAAGCCGAAAGCCGCCTGAAGGGCTGCGGCGTGCAATTTTCCTAG
- a CDS encoding toxin-antitoxin system YwqK family antitoxin, translating to MQFSLRALLVLMTCIGIGLTVYRWPWVETRESRLPDIELLAQGRFLFSDEAWRCDSIDIMILPYIGEENHRLTTTLRRSWNGRPLRHGVAECWRLDNGDSPCLFVRREYFDDELNRVAHFDDQGEVVHAEQHLDGKLHGAYLQRHSSVTVQGTYDRGLRVGVWKERRIHRNGIGQTTEVEFTSSFDRGVFQGTWSWKLANGGVLQTAKYEAGRLIEWNGKPIRQALEELITPLHLPAEKRARGLLPVLDVKFAWRFIFLHSGIQEWACVIDGQETGLVIWKTSANFNEFDSDLQVNEIDFSAHPGVSPLQIVTEHALAHSETLIWRDGNLRLQPIYRLKTVLPQP from the coding sequence ATGCAATTCAGCCTGCGCGCTCTGCTCGTCTTGATGACCTGCATTGGTATCGGGCTGACGGTCTATCGCTGGCCGTGGGTGGAGACAAGGGAAAGCAGGCTCCCCGACATAGAACTGCTGGCCCAGGGCAGATTCTTGTTTAGCGACGAAGCCTGGAGGTGCGATTCGATTGACATCATGATTCTGCCTTACATCGGTGAAGAAAATCATCGCCTGACGACCACATTGCGTCGTAGTTGGAATGGCCGGCCGCTGCGGCATGGGGTGGCAGAGTGCTGGAGGTTGGACAATGGCGATTCCCCCTGTTTGTTCGTGCGGCGGGAATACTTTGACGATGAATTGAACCGTGTGGCGCACTTCGATGATCAGGGCGAAGTCGTGCACGCGGAACAACACCTCGACGGTAAGTTGCATGGCGCCTACTTACAGCGTCATTCGTCTGTCACGGTACAAGGGACCTACGATCGTGGTCTGCGGGTTGGAGTTTGGAAGGAGAGGCGAATACACCGCAATGGCATCGGGCAAACCACAGAAGTGGAGTTCACAAGTTCGTTCGACCGGGGAGTTTTTCAGGGAACATGGAGTTGGAAATTAGCGAATGGCGGAGTGTTGCAAACTGCGAAGTATGAAGCTGGCCGGTTGATCGAGTGGAATGGCAAGCCGATTCGGCAGGCGCTGGAGGAGTTGATCACCCCTCTTCACTTGCCGGCGGAAAAACGCGCGCGGGGCCTTTTGCCCGTACTCGACGTGAAGTTTGCATGGCGGTTCATTTTTCTTCATTCCGGAATTCAGGAATGGGCCTGCGTGATCGATGGCCAAGAGACTGGCCTGGTCATTTGGAAAACGTCGGCGAACTTCAACGAATTCGACTCTGACCTTCAGGTCAATGAAATCGACTTCAGTGCGCACCCAGGAGTGTCGCCGCTGCAGATCGTCACGGAGCACGCCCTGGCACACTCCGAAACGCTCATCTGGCGCGATGGCAATCTGCGATTGCAGCCTATTTATCGCTTGAAGACGGTACTGCCGCAGCCTTGA
- a CDS encoding alpha/beta hydrolase — MLVELVRTTTADGLRLDGAFRAAGEGQVRRQPTVIVMHGVGGNFYQSSTFEPLLPALHAAGYPTLTVNTRGHDSVFGTQLGNVRKRLGAAYEIVDECRADIAAWIKFLASRNHERVILLGHSLGAIKAVYAQANDRHTNVVAVVAISPPRLSYTAFMNSPESSLFFESMSIARDLAKEGAGDELFTAKFPFPLLITADSYIDKYGPAERYNLLEFTSQLHCQTLFTYGSKELAQGGIAFAGMPEAIGKLPAHAPREVLTIDGADHFYSGVQQLLADRVGEWLRVKGID, encoded by the coding sequence ATGCTCGTTGAACTGGTACGCACCACGACAGCGGATGGCTTGCGACTCGACGGCGCGTTCCGCGCCGCCGGCGAAGGGCAGGTTCGTCGGCAACCGACCGTCATCGTGATGCATGGTGTCGGCGGCAACTTCTATCAATCGAGCACGTTCGAGCCGCTGCTTCCCGCGTTGCACGCAGCCGGCTATCCGACCCTGACGGTCAACACCCGCGGCCATGACAGCGTTTTCGGCACGCAACTCGGCAACGTTCGCAAGCGTCTCGGCGCTGCCTACGAAATCGTCGACGAATGCCGCGCCGACATTGCAGCCTGGATCAAGTTCCTCGCGAGTCGAAATCACGAGCGAGTCATTCTACTCGGCCACAGCCTCGGCGCGATCAAAGCTGTTTACGCACAAGCCAACGACCGCCATACGAACGTCGTCGCGGTGGTCGCCATCAGCCCGCCGCGGCTGTCGTACACCGCGTTCATGAATTCTCCCGAAAGCAGCCTCTTCTTTGAGTCGATGAGCATCGCCCGCGACCTCGCCAAGGAAGGGGCCGGCGACGAACTCTTCACGGCGAAGTTCCCCTTCCCGCTGCTGATCACTGCCGACAGCTACATCGACAAATACGGCCCCGCCGAGCGCTACAACCTGCTCGAGTTCACGTCGCAGCTCCATTGCCAGACGCTGTTCACCTACGGCAGCAAAGAACTCGCTCAAGGAGGCATCGCCTTCGCCGGCATGCCCGAAGCCATCGGCAAATTGCCCGCTCACGCCCCGCGCGAAGTCCTCACCATCGACGGCGCCGATCACTTCTACTCCGGCGTGCAACAGTTACTAGCCGATAGGGTAGGGGAGTGGTTAAGGGTGAAGGGGATTGATTGA
- the ggt gene encoding gamma-glutamyltransferase, producing MLSRRAYLKTLTAAGGLAACGLPVMAADPNRLWEKGVVASVQPVATQAGVAALARGGNAVDAAIAAAVTLGIVDQHNSGIGGGCFILIRRANGQLLAIDGRETAPARASRDMYLRDGKPQPELSQTGALAVGTPGAIAAYDLALQHAGKLMLADIFRPAAEVAEKGFAVDTNFARKLKSTAAKLAQFLGSAKALLKPDGSAYDAGEVLKQPDLAATYRNIAERGPDWFYRGEFAEKVAAWMKDNGGLLTAEDFAAYKPIRREPLQTKYRQCQIIGFPPPSSGGVHVAQMLNMLESFDLTLLASKKDGTFEHLLAEVMNLAFADRAYWLGDPSFAQVPRGLIDAEYARTLAAKIDLSKATAVPSYGRPPRATENIFSGKEYDPAESKHTTHIAAADAEGNWVAITQTVNTTFGSKVIVPGTGVVLNNEMDDFSISPGQPNAFGLIGAEANAVAPGKRPLSSMSPTIVLRDGQPILAVGAAGGPTIITQVLQVLLRVLDLQQPLDTAVAAPRVHHQWRPDELRVEKSLAPAICKSLEERGHKLAQTDGIGVCQAVGLEPGSKKLIGVHDPRVPGSAAGL from the coding sequence ATGCTCTCTCGCCGCGCCTATCTAAAAACTCTCACCGCGGCGGGAGGTCTCGCTGCCTGCGGTCTGCCTGTCATGGCTGCTGATCCAAATCGCCTGTGGGAGAAAGGTGTCGTCGCCTCGGTCCAACCGGTGGCTACGCAGGCCGGCGTTGCTGCGCTCGCGCGCGGTGGTAATGCGGTCGACGCCGCGATTGCAGCCGCAGTCACGCTCGGCATTGTCGATCAGCACAACAGCGGCATTGGCGGTGGTTGTTTCATTTTGATTCGCCGAGCGAACGGCCAATTGCTCGCCATCGATGGCCGCGAAACAGCACCGGCCCGCGCTTCGCGCGATATGTATCTGCGCGATGGCAAACCCCAGCCCGAATTGAGCCAGACCGGGGCGCTCGCCGTCGGCACGCCGGGAGCGATCGCCGCTTACGATCTCGCGCTGCAGCACGCGGGCAAGCTCATGCTCGCCGACATCTTTCGTCCCGCCGCGGAAGTCGCTGAGAAGGGTTTCGCGGTCGATACGAATTTCGCGCGCAAGTTGAAAAGCACAGCGGCAAAGCTCGCGCAGTTTCTTGGCTCCGCCAAAGCACTGCTCAAGCCCGATGGTTCGGCCTACGATGCCGGCGAAGTGCTGAAGCAGCCTGATCTCGCGGCGACGTATCGCAATATTGCCGAGCGCGGGCCCGATTGGTTCTATCGCGGCGAGTTCGCGGAAAAAGTCGCGGCCTGGATGAAGGACAACGGCGGTTTGCTCACGGCGGAGGACTTTGCCGCATACAAACCGATTCGTCGCGAACCGCTGCAGACGAAGTACCGGCAGTGTCAGATCATCGGCTTTCCGCCGCCGAGTTCCGGTGGCGTGCATGTGGCACAGATGCTCAACATGTTGGAGAGTTTCGATCTTACTCTGCTGGCCAGCAAAAAAGATGGAACCTTCGAGCATCTTCTCGCCGAGGTGATGAACTTGGCCTTCGCCGATCGGGCTTATTGGCTGGGGGATCCGAGCTTTGCTCAAGTGCCGCGCGGGCTGATCGATGCCGAGTATGCTCGCACGCTGGCGGCCAAGATCGATTTGAGCAAGGCGACCGCCGTGCCGAGCTACGGGCGTCCGCCGCGGGCGACGGAAAATATCTTTTCCGGGAAGGAATACGATCCCGCCGAGAGCAAGCACACCACGCACATTGCCGCCGCCGACGCCGAAGGAAATTGGGTGGCGATTACACAAACCGTCAATACAACGTTTGGTTCCAAAGTGATCGTGCCGGGAACCGGCGTGGTGCTGAACAACGAGATGGACGATTTCTCGATCAGCCCTGGTCAGCCGAATGCCTTTGGACTGATCGGTGCCGAGGCCAACGCCGTAGCGCCGGGCAAACGGCCGTTGTCGAGCATGAGTCCGACGATTGTCCTCCGCGATGGCCAGCCGATACTTGCCGTGGGGGCGGCAGGTGGTCCGACGATCATCACGCAGGTGCTGCAGGTGCTGTTGCGCGTGCTCGATCTGCAGCAACCATTAGATACCGCTGTCGCCGCTCCGCGAGTTCATCATCAATGGCGGCCTGATGAATTGCGGGTCGAGAAGTCGCTCGCTCCGGCGATTTGTAAATCACTGGAAGAGCGGGGACACAAACTGGCCCAGACCGATGGCATTGGCGTCTGTCAGGCGGTCGGCCTCGAGCCTGGATCGAAGAAGCTCATTGGCGTGCATGACCCGCGCGTGCCCGGTTCGGCCGCGGGGTTGTAG
- a CDS encoding toxin-antitoxin system YwqK family antitoxin, with amino-acid sequence MASAAPLRIWRIQFTLRTLLVMLTCIGAGLAIYRWPWVETYESPGPGSLQLNAHASLKFARGAWRCELSGSILLPRFVSEGVTNFRVTTTRRRGWNGRALRHGPAEYWRLPDVGPPELFLRCDYSDDERTCLTWFEHGEVVYTESHRDGKLHGANFDRDSFLSSHGNYERGQRVGAWKETRHYGTDETGPFPLELTHSFRDGLFDGDWIWKSSRSGVLQTAKYDSGQLIEWNGKPVRRAMEDLLTPLNLSAEDRQRLLAPASLVKFDRLPQTPDSTIHEWQGIIDGQRTGLVIRQTPEQFRGMYFFLFVDEIEFHEHSETSPLQIVLEHALVHHDTLIIREGKLIVERIHHLETEEQRP; translated from the coding sequence ATGGCTTCCGCTGCTCCATTGCGAATTTGGCGAATCCAATTCACCCTTCGCACGCTCCTCGTGATGCTAACGTGCATCGGTGCTGGGCTGGCGATCTATCGTTGGCCTTGGGTGGAGACGTACGAATCTCCCGGGCCGGGCAGCTTGCAGCTCAACGCTCATGCCTCGTTGAAGTTTGCGCGCGGCGCCTGGCGTTGTGAATTGTCGGGTTCGATCCTGCTGCCTCGCTTTGTGTCGGAAGGCGTCACCAATTTTCGCGTCACTACTACCAGGCGTCGCGGTTGGAATGGTCGAGCACTGCGGCACGGCCCGGCCGAATACTGGCGCCTGCCCGATGTCGGTCCGCCAGAGCTCTTTTTGCGGTGCGACTATTCTGACGACGAACGAACTTGCCTTACTTGGTTTGAACACGGCGAAGTCGTGTATACCGAGTCGCATCGTGACGGCAAGTTGCACGGTGCCAATTTCGATCGCGATTCTTTCTTATCAAGCCACGGAAACTACGAACGTGGCCAGCGTGTCGGTGCGTGGAAAGAAACTCGCCACTACGGAACCGACGAGACCGGGCCGTTCCCGTTGGAACTGACACACTCGTTTCGCGACGGCTTGTTTGATGGCGATTGGATTTGGAAATCCTCACGCAGCGGCGTGCTACAGACGGCGAAGTACGACTCCGGACAACTGATTGAATGGAACGGTAAGCCAGTTCGCCGGGCGATGGAAGATCTTTTGACGCCGCTGAACCTCTCTGCGGAAGATCGCCAACGGCTCCTCGCGCCGGCGAGCCTCGTCAAGTTCGACCGGCTGCCGCAAACTCCAGATTCGACCATTCACGAATGGCAAGGCATCATTGACGGTCAGCGGACCGGCTTGGTGATTCGGCAGACCCCCGAGCAGTTTAGGGGAATGTACTTTTTTCTGTTTGTCGACGAGATCGAATTCCATGAGCATTCGGAAACCTCGCCGCTGCAGATCGTCCTCGAACACGCTCTGGTGCATCATGACACCTTGATTATTCGCGAAGGGAAGTTGATCGTGGAGCGGATTCACCACTTGGAAACCGAAGAACAGCGGCCTTGA